The genomic stretch GTATGCAAGCTTCGCGATCTCATCAAGAATCATGACCGCCTGCACCTTCTTGATATCGGCCTTTTTCGCAATGTGGTCTGCAATCTGGGACTTTGTCATGGGCTTTGCCATAATATACCTTCCTCCTTCAAGTGAAATTTCCCTATTATAAAGTATTGTCCCAAGAATTGCTGCACTGTGTATTTGCTGTGCCGGATTTCCGGGTACGATACCTTGATCTTGCAGTCCTTGGCATATCTCAGGAATGTTTCCGCGGGCTCTATCACAACTCCCCCAATGAAATCCTCCTGCTTCAGCCCCATCATGTCAACCGTCATCTTGCATGCCACAAACTCCACACCCTCCAGCTGGGCCATCTCCAGAAGATCAGGCAACGCAGGTATCTGGGCCTTCTCTATCTTCCCCTTCATCATCCAGGTAGCCAGTGCCGACATGCCGGGTATAGCTGCCATCAGCCCCGGGGGATAGAATTTGGCTTTCTCCGTCCATCCCTTCCGAATCACGTTGATCCCCATGAAGGTATAAAATACCTTGCACTGCATCCCCAAACGGCGCGCGTTAATACCGAGTATCAATCCCGGATATGCGCCGTCAAGTGTGTCGCGTGAAGTAATAAACGCCGAAGTCTCTATCTGTTTGTTCGAATTCTCCATAGTTATTCTCCCTTTCAGTGTATGGAAACACAAAATGTGCTTCCGTTAATGGCACCTCAGGTAAATCTGCGAGGAACTTCCCGGCTGAGCCGGACATCTTTTATGCGTACGATCCCCGGCAAGAAAGGCTGAAGGCTTACGTACGGCATTTTCTTCATGCCGCTGTAATCAGTGAAGGGGCAGACTTATTGTGAAACAACTTCCTTTATCAATCTCGCTGGTCACCCTGATTGTACCACCGTGTGCTTCTATAATCGCCCTTGCAATACTCAGTCCAAGTCCGGTAGACTCCGAACCCCTTGAAGTATCTATCTGGTAGAATCTGTCAAATATCTTCTCCAGTTCATCTTCCGCCATTCCTGGGCCCGTATCTTCCACCATTATCTTGATACCGTCGGTGTCTTTAAAAGTCGATATCCCCACTCTGCCACCTGCCACGTTATATCGTATTGCATTTTCGATAATATTCAGAAATGCTTCAGTCAGCGCGTTTTGATCACCAAGAACAGTTGTCTGTTCTGCAAATACCGCATCAATTGTTATGCGTCGTTTTTTTGCAAGAACTTCTGCCAACTTTATTGCATTGCTCAGGCAAACAGGTATGGAGACAGATTGGAAGCTGGAAGAGAGAATCACCCCTGAATCAAGTCGGGTCAACGAGAGCATGTCATCTATCAGTTTTTTCATGGAACCGGAAATATCCCTGACAGTATTTAAAGCATGCGTATATTCTTCTTTTTCTCTATCTTTTTCCAGGAGCACATCACACTGAGCCCTGATAACAGACAAAGGGGTCTTAAGCTCATGGGATACATCTGCAATCAGACGTTTTTTCATATCAAATGCCTTCTCAAGTCTGTTAAGCATGGCATTGAACGATTTTGCAAGTCCCTTTATTTCTTCAGCCTGCAGTTCGATCTCTATCCTGTCACTCATGGTTTTATGAGTGATTTTTTCAATTTTGGAAGAGAATTCCTTTAACGGGATTAAAGAACGTCTTGTTATCCATAGACTTACTGAAGCAACGACAAAGATACTCACCAGTATTGCACCCAGCAGAAAATTATTGAACCTATCAAGCAGCTTGATTCTGTCTTCAAGCGTTTGCGCTGCGAATATCGTTGCAGGCTTGCCGAATATCTCAAAATCGTGCTGTATTACCATCATCAACTCACCGGCAGGACCGGTTGCCGTGGAAACCCTTTCCTTCAGTTCCCCATTGGAGGATTCAAAGTCTCCGGAAGCAAGATCGTATTCGATTTCAACTAATGAAGGGGAGGTGGCAAGAACCTTTTTATTCACAAGAACTGTATAGTAATGTCCCGACCTTGGGATAGAATATTCGCCCAGAATGACCTCCGCACGTTCCAGCTTGATCTCACCATCCTTTTCAGTCATAAGCCCTTTCAGTATCTGTATTTTTGAGTGAAGCACAAGCTCAACAGAAAGGTAAATGTTTTTCCTGACCTCTTGATAGATCGAAATACCAAGTATGATAAGCAGACCGGTTATGAAGAAAAATATCCACAGAAATAACCTTCCTTTTATGGAGCTCGCGAGGGAATTCATGCGGGCCCCTTCAAAATATACCCTGCCCCCCTGACAGTGTGAATGAGCTTTTTACTGTAGTTCCTGTCAATCTTGTTTCTCAGGAAATTGATGTAAACATCTATTACATTGCTATCAAGGTCAAAATCTTCAGCATACACATGTTCAATAAGTTCGGTTCTGCTTATTATTCTTCCTTTGTTTATGGCGAGATATTCAAGTATGGAATACTCTTTCGCTGAGAGCTTTATCTCTTCATCCGTTCTCCTAACTGTTCTTGCGTTCGTGTCAATTGTCAGGTCATCTATTATGATAAGCGGGGAAGCTTTCCCTTTGGTCCTTCTTATTATTGCTTTCAATCTTGCCAGGAGTTCCGAAAAATCAAACGGCTTCACAATATAATCATCTGCTCCTATGTTCAGCCCCCTAACCCTGTCTTCAACGCTTCCCCTGGCGGTTAGCAAAAGAACCGGCACATCCACCTTGCTTTTTCGCAGATTGTCCAGGACTGTGAGCCCATCGACCTTGGGCAGCATAATATCGAGAATTATTGCGTCATATGTGAATGTTTCAGCCATGTACAAACCTTCTTCGCCGTCAAAAGAGCAATCTATGATAAAAGAATGTTCCTCAAGCCCCTTTTTCAAAATTTTTACCAGATTTTTTTCATCCTCAACAATAAGAATCTTCATATCCCGTTGTCTTCCTGGTGATGATTATTTGAACATTCATGATTTTCCTGCGGTACTGAAATATTATCAGTAATAGGGAAGAAGCTCAAGACAAACGGGGATTGCGTCTTGTGCCTTCAACGGCAACAGAATACTTCAAATGCTTTTTATCCTTATGTCACACATACGGATATTTATCAAACTTGCACATTCTGACCGGACCATACGGAACGGTAGTGGTAAATAATTAGAGATTTTTAAAAATGCTGAGGAGAATATTTGCGCAGATTCTTTTGCTGACAGTCAAATACCCTATCAGTAAATAAAGAGGCAAAAACCTCGCAGGAAGGAACGACTGAGAAACTCCTTCCTCAGTAGAATCAGAAAAATTCATGAATAATAAGGGCAAAGAAACGTTTTTTATTCCACGTTGTCCAGATGATTATGGGCCTGCCTGCGAAATGATACTTGTTCCCGTTTCCTTATTTTTCAATGCTTTCTCTTCTGACTTCAATCTCGTACG from Nitrospirota bacterium encodes the following:
- a CDS encoding DsrE/DsrF/DrsH-like family protein, whose product is MENSNKQIETSAFITSRDTLDGAYPGLILGINARRLGMQCKVFYTFMGINVIRKGWTEKAKFYPPGLMAAIPGMSALATWMMKGKIEKAQIPALPDLLEMAQLEGVEFVACKMTVDMMGLKQEDFIGGVVIEPAETFLRYAKDCKIKVSYPEIRHSKYTVQQFLGQYFIIGKFHLKEEGILWQSP
- a CDS encoding ATP-binding protein; this encodes MNSLASSIKGRLFLWIFFFITGLLIILGISIYQEVRKNIYLSVELVLHSKIQILKGLMTEKDGEIKLERAEVILGEYSIPRSGHYYTVLVNKKVLATSPSLVEIEYDLASGDFESSNGELKERVSTATGPAGELMMVIQHDFEIFGKPATIFAAQTLEDRIKLLDRFNNFLLGAILVSIFVVASVSLWITRRSLIPLKEFSSKIEKITHKTMSDRIEIELQAEEIKGLAKSFNAMLNRLEKAFDMKKRLIADVSHELKTPLSVIRAQCDVLLEKDREKEEYTHALNTVRDISGSMKKLIDDMLSLTRLDSGVILSSSFQSVSIPVCLSNAIKLAEVLAKKRRITIDAVFAEQTTVLGDQNALTEAFLNIIENAIRYNVAGGRVGISTFKDTDGIKIMVEDTGPGMAEDELEKIFDRFYQIDTSRGSESTGLGLSIARAIIEAHGGTIRVTSEIDKGSCFTISLPLH
- a CDS encoding response regulator transcription factor, whose protein sequence is MKILIVEDEKNLVKILKKGLEEHSFIIDCSFDGEEGLYMAETFTYDAIILDIMLPKVDGLTVLDNLRKSKVDVPVLLLTARGSVEDRVRGLNIGADDYIVKPFDFSELLARLKAIIRRTKGKASPLIIIDDLTIDTNARTVRRTDEEIKLSAKEYSILEYLAINKGRIISRTELIEHVYAEDFDLDSNVIDVYINFLRNKIDRNYSKKLIHTVRGAGYILKGPA